A window of Opisthocomus hoazin isolate bOpiHoa1 chromosome 3, bOpiHoa1.hap1, whole genome shotgun sequence genomic DNA:
CGTGTGGTCTTACTGGGACCAGTGGGCTCAGATGCTGTCTCTTGGTGGCTGGTGGGCTCACATGCGGTCTCACTGGGGCGGTTGGGCTCCTGTGCCGTCTCATGGGGTCTGGTGGGCTCCCATGCCATCTCACCAAGGCCGGTGGGCTCACATAAGGTCTCACTAGGGCTGGTGGGCTTCCATGCCGTCTCACCAGGGCTGGTGGGCTCACGTGTGGTCTCACCGGGGTGACTGGGCTCCCGTGCTGTCTCATGGGGTCTGGTGGGCTCACGTGTGGTCTCACCGGGGCCGGGGGTCTCACGTTCCATCTCATGGGGTCTGGTGGGCTCATatgtggtctcaccagagctggTCAGCTCATATGTGGTCACACCAGGGCCAGTGGGCTCCCATGCCGTCTCACTGGGGCAGTTGGGCTCACGTGCCATCTCATGGGGTCTGATGGGCTCACATGTGGTCTCACCAAGGCCGGTGGGCTCACATAAGGTCTCACTAGGGCTGGTGGGCTTCCATGCCGCCTCACCAGGGCCGGTGGGCTCACGTGTGGTCTCACTGGGATGGTTGGGCTCACGTGCCGTCTCATGGGGTCTGGTGGGCTCCCGTGCCGTCTCACTGAGGCCGGTGGGCTCCGATGCCATCTCATGGGGTCTGGTGCGCTCGTatgtggtctcaccagagctggTTGGCTCACATGTGGTCACACCAGGGCCGGTGGGCTCACGTGTGGTCTTCCTGGGACCAGTGGGCTCAGATGCTATGTCTTGGTGGCTGGTGGGCTCACGTGCCATCTCACGGGGGCCGGTGGGCTTGTATGCGGTCTCACCAGAGCTGGTGGGCTCACGTCCCGTCTCACTGGCCTGGTGGGGTCACATGTGGTCTTACTGGGACCCATGGGCTCATGGGCCATCTTACCACGGCCAGTGGGCTCATATGCTGGCTCACCAAGACTGGTGGGCTCACGTGCCATCTCATGAGGTCTGGTGGGCTCATACGCGGTCTTACCGAGGCTGGTGGGCTCATGTGCCGTGTCACCAGGGCTGATGGGCTCGAGTGCTGTCTTGCCAGGCTGGTGGGCTCATGTGTGGTCTCACCAGGCTGGTGGGCTCCTGTGCTGTCTCGTGGGGTCTGGTGGGCTCACGTGTGGTCTCACCAAGGCCGGTGGGCTCACATGCGGTCTTACTGGGACCAGTGGGCTCAGATGCTGTCTCTTGGTGGCCGGTGGACTCACGTGTGGTCTCACCAGGGTGGTTGGGCTCACGTGCTGTCTCATGGGGTCTGGTGGACTCCCATGCCATCTCACGGAGGCCAGAGGGCTCCCATGCCATCTCACCAGGGCTGGTGGGCTCCCGTGACATCTCACTGGCCTGGTGGGCTCCCATGTGGTCTTACTGGGACCAGTGGGCTCATGGGCCATCTTACCATGGCCAGTGGGCTCACATGTGGTCTCACCAGGGCAGGTGGGCTCATGTGCTGTCTCGTGGGGTCTGGTGGGCTCTCATGTGGtctcgccggggctggggggctcatGTGCCGTCTCACCGTGCTGGTGGCCTCACGTGTGGCCTTACTGGGACCAGTGGGCTCGTGTGCGTTCTCACAGGGGCCGGTGGGCTCCCGTTTGGTCTCTTGGTGGCCGGTGGGCTCACGTGCCGTCTCACCGGGGCCGGTGGGCTCCTGGTGTAGCGTGTCGGGGTGGGCAGTGCTCCCTGCCCCATCCCGGCGTCCTCCCCCGGCTCCGTGGGGTTTGGCCCCCGTCTTGGCACCTCCATTTTGGGGATTTTAGGGAAGCGGGCGCGGGTCGAAGCTGGCTCCGGAGACCACCGAGACCGCAGGGCCGGTCCGGAACCTTCCGGTGGTctccggggcgggcggggcgatTCGGGGGGCACTGGGAAAGCCCCAAGTTTTGGGTTCACGGACGCCGGAGCCCGCTTCGCGGCGACTCGGTCGAGCTGCGGTGCCGAGCCGTGCCCGAGAACCCATCCGAAGCCGCACCCCGCCGCGTGGTCCACCGTCTCCTCGTTCCCGTCCCGTGGTCTCACCCCAGTtcctgtgtgtttgtgtttttagGGTGACGGAGGCGCCGCGCCTCTGGCCGTGGAAGCATGTCGGGGCCGGTGCCGAGTCGCGCCAGGGTCTATGCGGACGTGAACACCCAGAGACCCCGCGAGTACTGGGACTACGAGTCGCACGTCGTGGAATGGGGGTACgcctgggagagaggagggggaacCCTACGCCgggcccctccccccgcccgcggcTCCTCGCCGCCGCGGAAGCGTTGCGAAGGCTTTGAGCAGAGAAGTAAGCGCTTCGTTAAAGAAGCGGGCGGAGGGCGCGGGGGCGGGGTTTTTTGGTGCCGGgcggggaagcggcggcggcggcgggatgcTCGGGGAAGCGGCCCCCGATCCAAGATGGCTTCCAAACGAGGGAGGCGAACGTCTCCCGACGTCTGGTTTTTTAATTCGGATTTCCGCCGAGAACCGGCCCGGAGAGGCGAGCGGGCGCGGTTGCTCGACACGGCGTCGGGTGTCGACGCGGCGCTCGGCGGCGAGGGACGCTCCCCCCCGGCTCCGCGCTCGAGCGACGCGGAGGAGAAGCCGCTCTGCGCTCCGCTGTCGCGCTAAAACGCGGAAAATCCGGCGTCGAGCCGCGACGGCCTCGCGGTTACGGATTCCCCTGGCGTCgaaccccccccgagccccctgtCCGCTCCCCGGCGACGGCGGCTtcgccctcctcatcctcaccgcGCCGTTCCTGTCCGTTCCCGcttttccctcctcatcctcaccgcGCCGTGCCCGGCCGTTCCCGcttttccctcctcatcctcaccgcGCCGTTCCTGTCCGTTCCCCGcttttccctcctcatcctcaccgcGCCGTTCCTGTCCGTTCCCGcttttccctcctcatcctcaccgcGCCGTTCCTGTCCGTTCCCGcttttccctcctcatcctcaccacGCCGTGCCCGGCCGTTCCCGcttttccctcctcatcctcaccgcGCCGTTCCTGTCCGTTCCCGcttttccctcctcatcctcaccgcGCCGTGCCCGGCCGTTCCCCGcttttccctcctcatcctcaccgcGCCATGCCCGGCCGTTCCCCGcttttccctcctcatcctcaccgcGCCGTTCCTGTCCGTTCCCGcttttccctcctcatcctcaccgcGCCGTGCCCGGCCGTTCCCGcttttccctcctcatcctcaccgcGCCGTTCCCGGCGCGGCCGCCagctctcctcctttccctccggCTGCTGACGAGTCACCTGGCTAATTAGTAATTAGCGATCGGGTGTTCCAGCCCACGGCTCGTTTCCTTCCCTCGTCCTTCGCACCTCGGCGCGGCGGGATTTGCCGTCGGCGTCGGTCCCGTCCGGTTGGACCGCGGTGGGTTCAAACGCCGCGCGGGGAGGGGTCGGCGGGCGAGACTGGGGTCGTTTCCTTCCGATTCCTTcgttaaaaatgttcatttttcactGATCCTCGGCCGCGGGAGTTTGACGCCGCGGGTTtcgccggcggcggcgcggggcgagccgctcctcgcctcccgccgcctcctcttcctcgccggCGGGCTCCTCGCCTCccgctgcctcctcttcctcgccgaGCCTGGAAAACGCCGAGTCAGCGCCGCGGCGTCGCTGGGTTCGCACCCGGTGGCGGCGGCCATGTCTCTCCGtcgccggcggcgcgcgcgggcgcgggGTCCCCTCACCTCTGGTGTCTCCTCCCGGCAGCAACCAGGACGACTTCCAGCTGGTGAGGAAGCTGGGCCGCGGCAAGTACAGCGAGGTCTTCGAGGCCATCAACATCACCACCAACGAGAAGGTGGTGGTGAAGATCCTCAAGGtgggcgcggcggcggtggcggcggagACTCGCGCGGCGCCGCGGGCCCTCGGCCCTCTCCGTCCCTCGTGCCGTCCCTCGTTAGGCCCAAGGGGCGACATCGGGCTCGTTCTCTAATTGGCGCTAATggcggccgcgccgcgcgccGTCACGGTCTGTGCCGCGCGTGAGAGTCAACCGGGGCTTGAAAACCCCTTTTTTTATCGGGATAAGTGTGTTTTTTATagggataaatatattttttatcgtgataaatacatttttaatagggataaatatatttttatagggataaatatattttttatcgtgataaatatatttttatagggataaatacatttttaaagggaTAAGTATGTTTTTATGtggataaatgtattttttatcgtgataaatatatttttatagggataaatatattttttatcgtgataaatatatttttacagggataaatatatttttatacggataaatgtattttttatcgggctaaatatattttttatcggaatacatatattttttatagggataaatatattttttgtagggataaatatgttttttgtagggataaatatattttttattgtgataaatatatttttatagggataaatatattttttatcgcgatacatatattttttatagggataaatatattttttgtagggataaatatgttttttgtagggataaatatattttttattgtgataaatatatttttatagggataaatatattttttatcgcgatacatatattttttatagggataaatatattttttgtagggataaatatgttttttgtagggataaatatatttttttatagggatatatttttttatacggatacatatattttatataggGATACATTTATATAGggatacatatattttttattgtgatacatatatttttatagggATAAATACGTTTTTTATCgggatacatatttttttatcaggataaatatattttaatagtgataaatatttttttttagggatacatatattttttatagGGATAAATATAGTTTTTATAGTGATAAATATATTGTTCATagagataaatatatttttatagggatacatatatttttatcatgataaatatattttttataggGATACGTATATTTtttatatagatacatatattttttatcgggctaaatatatttcttattgagataaatatatttttttctattttttatctaAACTATTTTTTAGAGTGGTAAAACCGACGCCTTCCTCcaccgccgccgcgctgccggcgCAGCCCGTCGTCGCCGCGGCCGCCGGTGACCTCTCGttctcccctgtccccagcccgtgAAGAAGAAGAAGATCAAGCGTGAGATCAAGATCCTGGAGAACCTGCGGGGGGGCCCCAACGTCATCGGCCTGGTGGACATCGTGAAGGACCCCGTGGTGAGGAGCGAGGGcgcgagggcggcggcggcgccgcggtggggttggaagggacctctggggagcccagaactggactctctccagtagctcctcgtccttcttgaactggggagcccagaactggcctctctccagtagctcctcacctttcttgaactggggagcccagaactggaccttctccagtagctcctcatctttcttgaactggggagcccagaactggaccctccccagtagctcctcacctttcttgaactggggagcccagaactggactctccccagtagctcctcacctttcttgaactggggagcccagaactggactctccccggtagctcctcacctttcttgaactggggagcccagaactggtctctccccagtagctcctcatctttctggaactggggagcccagaactggactctctccgaAACCGGGCGACGTTTCCTTCGCGGCGCCGCACCCCTCTCCCGCCGTTTAATCCCACGATCCCGGTGGAGACGGCGTCATCCCGCTGTCCCCGCCGGCGTCCGACCTGCGCCGGCGTCGGGGCTGGCCGCGGCGGGCTCTGGCACGGAGATCCGGCGTCGCGCtgcgacgaggaggaggaggaggagaccctACCAAAATAAGCCAGAAAAACACCATTTTTTGGCCATATCTCCGTGGCTTGGGGGCTCGCTGCCGGCGGAGGTTTTAACGCCGCGGCCTCCACCGCCGCCGCGCCGGAACCGCCCGCGTCCCGCGCTCTCCTTCCTCGGCGAACGCTAAACCTCTCGCTTCCCTCCCCGACGCGGCAAGTCCCGGACGCCGGCGCTGGTCTTCGAGCACGTCAACAACACCGACTTCAAGGTGAGCGACCGATTTCGGCGCCGGGAGCGGCTCGCGGCGACCGCGGCGGGGTTTTTTTCGGCGGGGCGGGATGCCGAAGTTTTCCGCGTCGCCGTAACGCTCGCCTCCCGCCTTCCAGCAACTCTACCAGACGCTCTCCGATTTTGACATCCGCTTCTACATGTACGAGATCCTCAAGGTGAGCCCCTGGTGTCGCGGCGTTGCGGTGTCGCGGTATCACGCGGTCCGTTTCGGCGACCGCGCGGCGCTGGAGCGTCACCGCGCCGCTGGCGAGCGGCTCAGACCCCCACCGCGGTCGCCGCGTCCTTGAGGAGCGGAAGCCATCTCCGCTTCGCTCCGTGGCGTCGGGACGCGGGGCGATCGGCCGCGGCGTCGCGTCGGCCGGGCGCCGGCGCGGTCTTCGCCGCAGCGacgccggagcggggccggacGCCCGGCTTCCGTCCGTCACCGCCATGGCGAAGCTTTCTGACGGCGCCCGGTTCTCCCCCACCCGCAGGCGCTGGACTTCTGCCACAGCATGGGCGTCATGCACCGCGACGTCAAGCCGCACAACGTCATGATCGACCACGAGCACCGGAAGGTACGGCCGCGCCGACCCCTCGCCGCGCCGACCCCGCGCCGCGCCGAACCCCGCCGACGCCGCTTCCGCAGCCAAACTCCCCCGGCTGCCTCTCGGTCGCGGTTCGAGCCGGACCCCAagcgcggggaggaggaggaggggtccGACCCCGCGGCTGCGCGCCGGAAAACGCCGCTGACCGCAAAACCCCGCGCCGGCGTCGCGTAAATCCCCATTTTTGCCGCGCTCGCTGCCGCAACGCCGCGCGGAGGTTGGCCGAGACCGCGCCGGGCGCCGAGCCCGACCCCGCCGCGTCCGCGCCGCGTCTGAACCCCCTCCGGGCACTCCGCAGCCCGTCCCACTGCTCTCCCAGTAAAGAAATCCTCCCCCAGtccccaacccaaccccaccccgGCGCGACACGCGGCCACGGCGGCCATGTTGGGCGGCGAGCGGCGGCAACGCCGCGGTGAAATTCTCTCCCCCCCACCCAAGCTGCGCCTGATCGATTGGGGCCTGGCCGAGTTCTACCACCCCGGCCAGGAGTACAACGTCCGCGTCGCCTCGCGCTACTTCAAGGGCCCGGAGCTGCTGGTCGATTACCAGgtacggcgcggcggcggcggcgcggcggcggcggcaccgcgcTTCGCCGACGTCGCCGTTTTCCCTGCGGTTTTTTTATCCCCAGATGTACGACTACAGCTTGGACATGTGGAGCCTGGGCTGCATGCTGGCCAGCATGATCTTCCGGAAGGAGCCCTTCTTCCACGGCCACGACAACTACGACCAGGtgagcgccgccgccgcgccgcgccgcggacGGTGGCTTCGCGGCCGGCGGCGTGCCCGCTAACCACGGCGTTACGTGGCATTGGTGGGCTCCGCGCCGCGGCAGCGCTCGCCGGGAGGGAATTGGAGCTCCGGCTCCGCGACGCCGATCCCGCCCCGGCGTGACGCCGCGACTCGGCATCGCGACGCCGGGAGCGCGGCCGCGGCGCGGTGGGACCCCGCGTCAGCGCCGCTTCGCCGCCCCGCCAGCTCGTGCGCATCGCCAAGGTGCTGGGCACCGAGGACCTCTACGACTACGTCGACAAGTACGGCATCGAGCTGGACCCCCGCTTCAACGACATCCTCGGCAggtgggcgcggcgccgcggcgcgggggcggcgcgATGGCGATCGTCCCCCCCAACCCCTCGCTCCCTCCCGGCACTGGATGCGTCACCACGCGTGTCCCGATGCCGGACGCGGCGTGACGCATGTCCTGGTGCTGGACGTGGCACGACGCGTGTCCCCGTGCCGGATGCGTCATGACACGCGTCCCGGCGCTGGATGTGGCACGACGCATGTCCCGGTACCGGACATGGCACGACACGTGTCCTGGCGCTGGACATGGCATGATGCATGTCCTGGCGCTGGACATGGCATGATGCATGTCCTGGCGCTGGACGTGGCACGACGCGTGTCCCAGTGCCAGACACAGCACGACGTGCGTCCCAGTGCCGGATGTGTCACGACGCGTGTCCCGGTGCTGGATGCGGCATGACACGCATCCCAGTGCTGGACACGGCACAACACACGTCCCGGTGCCACATGTGTCATGACACGCATCCCGGCGCCGATGTGGCATGACGCATGTCCCGGTGCCAGATGCGTCATGACGCATGTCCCAGTGGTGGACGTGGCACAACGCGCGTCCCAGTGCCGGATGTGGCATGACGCATGTCCTGGTGCTGGACACGGCACGACACGTGTCCTGGTGCCAGATGTGTCACGATGCGTGTCCCAGTGCCGGACGTGGCATGATGCGTGTCCTGGTGGCCGGACGCGGCACGACGTGTGTCCCAGTGCCGGATGCGTCACAATGCGCGTCTCGGTGCTGGACACGGCACAACACGTGTCCTGGTGCCGGATGCAACGTGACACGTGTCCCAGCGCCGGACGTGGCATGACGCGCATCCTGGTGCCAGATGCGGCACAACGCGTGTCCCGGTGCTGGACACAGCACGATGCGTGTCCTGGTGCCAGATGTGTCACGACACGTGTCCTGGCGCCGGATGTGGCATGACGCATGTTCTGGTGGCCGGACACATGTCCCAGCACCAGACACGGCATGATGCATGTCCTGGTGCTGGACGTGGCACGACGCGTGTCCCGGTGCCAGACGCGACATGACGTGTGTCCCAGTGCCGGATGTGTCACGACGTGCATCCCAGTGCCGGACACGGCACAACACACGTCCCGGTGCCAGATGCGTCACGACGCGCATCCTGGCGCCAATCATGACGCATGTCCCGGCACTGGGCGCAGCGTGATGTGTGTCCCAGTGCCGGATGCGACATGATGCGTGTCCTGGTGCTGCATGTGTCATGACGCATGTCCTGGTGCCAGATGCATCATGATGCGTGTCCCAGTGCTGGACGTGGCACGACACGTGTCCTAGTGCCAGATGCGTCACGACGCGTGTCCCAGAGCCGGATGTGTCACGACGCGTGTCCCGGTGCCGGACACAGCACAATGCATGTCCTGGTGCCGGATGTGTCACGATGCGTGTCCCGGTGGCCGGACGCGGCACAACACGCATCCTGGTGCCAGACACGGTGTGACATGTGTCCCGGTGCCAGATGTGGCACGACGCGTGTCCTGGCACTGGACACGGCACGACGCATGTCCCGGTGCCGGACGCGTCGCGATGCGTGTCCGGGTGTCCGCATGTGGCATGACGCGTGTCCTGGCACCGGATGCGTCACGATGCGCATCCAGATGCGTCACGACGCGCGTCCCGGCGCCGGACACGGGGCCTGACGCggctcccctcttcctcctcctcctcttcctcgcggcggcggcggcggcaggcacTCGCGGAAGCGGTGGGAGCGCTTCGTGCACAGTGAGAACCAGCACCTGGTCAGCCCCGAGGCGCTCGACTTCCTCGACAAGCTCCTGCGCTACGACCACCAGGCGCGACTCACCGCGCGCGACGCCATGGAGCACCCCTACTTCCGTAcggcccctcccccacccccccgcccccgggacccccccgcgccgccaccgcgcccCGCGCCCACGccgctccccctctcccccccgcagACCCCATCGCGAAAGACCCGGCGAGGATCGGCGCCGCCGCGGCGCTCGCGCCCGCCAACGCGCCCGGAGGGTCCCCCGGTGTGTTGGCCGGTGAGTACTGGGAGCGCTGGGAGAACTGGGAACCCCCACCCCGAACGGCGCTGAGCCCGCTCGTGCTCTCCCCGCCGCAGGTGTCGCCGCGCCCACGCCGCAGCCCGGCGGCGTCGTCTCGCCCGGCGCGTTGGGATCGCCGCTGCCTGCTGCCGCGCAGCCGTGAGCTCGATGCCGCCGCCGCCATCACGGTCCCGACGGCGTGAGCTCGACGCCGATGCCGCCGTCACGGTCCCGACGCCATGAGCTCGACGCCGCCGACGCCACCATCACGCTCCCACCGCCACGTGGCCCTGAGCTCGACGCCGACACTGCCGTCACGCTCCTGCCACCGCGCCACCGTGAGCTCGACGCCGACGCCATCACGCTCCCAACGCCGCGAGCTTGACGCCGCCGACGCCGCCATCACGCTCCCACCACCGCGTGGCCCTGAGCTTGATGCCGACGCCATCACGCTCCCGACACCGTGAGCTTGACGCCGCCGACGCCGCCATCATGCTCCTGTCACCGTGACCTTGACAACGACGCCGACGCCATCGTGCTCCCAACGCCGCGAGCTCGACGCCGCCGTCACGCTCCCACCGCCGCGTGGCCCTGAGCTTGACGCTGACGCCACCATCACG
This region includes:
- the LOC142360799 gene encoding casein kinase II subunit alpha-like isoform X2, which encodes MYEILKALDFCHSMGVMHRDVKPHNVMIDHEHRKLRLIDWGLAEFYHPGQEYNVRVASRYFKGPELLVDYQMYDYSLDMWSLGCMLASMIFRKEPFFHGHDNYDQLVRIAKVLGTEDLYDYVDKYGIELDPRFNDILGRHSRKRWERFVHSENQHLVSPEALDFLDKLLRYDHQARLTARDAMEHPYFHPIAKDPARIGAAAALAPANAPGGSPGVLAGVAAPTPQPGGVVSPGALGSPLPAAAQP
- the LOC142360799 gene encoding casein kinase II subunit alpha-like isoform X1; amino-acid sequence: MSGPVPSRARVYADVNTQRPREYWDYESHVVEWGNQDDFQLVRKLGRGKYSEVFEAINITTNEKVVVKILKPVKKKKIKREIKILENLRGGPNVIGLVDIVKDPVSRTPALVFEHVNNTDFKQLYQTLSDFDIRFYMYEILKALDFCHSMGVMHRDVKPHNVMIDHEHRKLRLIDWGLAEFYHPGQEYNVRVASRYFKGPELLVDYQMYDYSLDMWSLGCMLASMIFRKEPFFHGHDNYDQLVRIAKVLGTEDLYDYVDKYGIELDPRFNDILGRHSRKRWERFVHSENQHLVSPEALDFLDKLLRYDHQARLTARDAMEHPYFHPIAKDPARIGAAAALAPANAPGGSPGVLAGVAAPTPQPGGVVSPGALGSPLPAAAQP